taaaaaccgcagaggtgatcaaataccaccaaaagaaagctctatttgtgggaacaaaatgataaaaaatttgtttgggtacagtgtagcacgaccgcgcaattgtcattcaaattgcgacagcgctgaaagctgaaaattggtctgggcgggaaggtgtctaagtgcctggtattgaagtggttaaatgactttttttcctttgaaatgtcattttgctgtcagactgttctaaacacgggaaacatgcgcccctttacaggcatactatagacaccccctaggtatgaaatttaaaggaatattacacttttattgtttcactttaagcattattaaaatcactgctcccgaaaaaacggccatttttgaaacttttttttgcattgatccatgtcccctggggcaggacccaggtccccaaacactttttatgacaataacttgcatataagcctttaaaattagcacttttgattattcatgttcgtgtcccatagactttaacggtgttcgcgtgttcaaacacattttttgcctgttcgcatgttctggtgcgaaccgaacaggggggtgtttggctcatccctactcagcattgaggacaccattgatcctgaccaaatctccaactccatttgtaaaaaaaatgcagccccaaacttgcaagaatCCTCCACCATGTTATATTGTGATTATGACCTTAAACTCTATTACGTTCCCCTGTAACTACAATAATTAAGGTGTGAAATTACTATTTacatgtttttgttcttttttaaggaAAATGAGGGTCCTATTGTACCTTGGTTTCAGTGTGGCTCTGCTGTGTTTGGTGGTCTTTGCTGACCATGAGGGGAAGAAACATGATCACAAACATGACCATGAGAAGAAAGGAGATCACCAAGACCACCACCATGACCACCACCATGACCACAAGCACCATAACCATGACGATAAAATTTTGTCCATCAACAAAATATCAGCTGGCaataaaaaatttgcatttgaccTCTTTAGCGAGATAGTCGCTGACCATCCAGAAGAGAACATCGTCATTTCCCCAGTAAGTATATCTGTATCATTGGCCTTTCTGTCCCTCGGTGCCAAGGGCACAACCCATGACCAGATCATAGAAGGCATTGGCTTTAACATTTCTGAGACTCCCAAAAAAGAATTCGATGATGGCTTCCACGATCTTCAGGAAATGTTAAATGATGATGACAGAGAGCTGCATCTCGATAGTGGAAATGGCCTTTTTGTGAGCCAAGCATGGAAAATCAAGGAGGACTTTCTCAACAAAGCTAAAAGCCTCCGGTCCGAAGCCTTCGTTGTAAACTTTGAGGAAAATGAAGAAGCCAAGAAACAAATCAACGACTACGTTGAGAAGAACACGAACGGGAAGATCGTCGATGTTCTGAGCAATGTAAACAAGGACGCAGCTTTAATTTTTGTTAACTTCATTTATTTCAGAGGTAAGTCAAAGTGTTATATctgaaaattaaccacttcagctcaggacggttaaaccccttcatgaccaggccattttttagctattcagcactgcgttCCTTTAAATGGCGATTGTGTCGTCATGCAGCAATGTACAAAAATTAATTTATagaattttaatcacacaaatagagctttcctttggtgatatttgattaccaatggaatttttattaaaaaaatatatatatataccgcaccagcgtataacacgcacctcaatttaggagggaattttaaggaaaaaaaacttttaggagggaagttgaagggaaaaaaaacttacatttaaatgctcatcattacagccttctcagtgcagccttgccccagtccagccttgcccagtgcagccatgtcagtgcagccttgctagtgcagccatgtcagtgcagccatgtcagtgcagccatgtcagtgcagccttccccagtgtccagtccagccttgccccagtccagccttgccccagtgcagtcttgctgaagcctctgagcttcaaaatcgccgaccgcgatttgaaaatggcgccgccggcgccgaaatacacagagccggtcctcggctcttctcggcggctctcgtttactttcggttccactcggacggtgagcagagctatccgaaactagccgagtatactcggctaggttcgggcggcgctcgagtgaaaccgaaagccgccgagaagagccgaggaccggcactgtgtatttcggcgccggcggcgccattttcaaatcgcggtcagcaattttttagttctgacaggtcaggatcgcgtggtatcggcgtataacacgcacccgcgattttcccctgattttaaggggaaaaaagtgcgtgttatacgccgataaatacggtatataatatatatgtagcatttacccccgaaggagcgtcTGATTAAAactatatccgtaattcacatttaccacccaaccctcgcagcccatagattcataactcacagtccttaatgctttttctcttgctttattcatcaacataaactgggaatgggagaaagacttcctttgagatgctctttgttacattatcatctttcaaTAGCTCTTAGAGGAAAACTATAATCAATTGCGGatagttgggaaatcactttgtgtgatttcttcaatcagggaagatggaagtagatttgatagagaataattgataaagagtcactctgaataacttcttcatctgcatgacttttaaagaacagtccgtatctctatatgtgtgcttgcagcttcaccgctacctttttaccactacttcccatctgcatggtacttccaagttgagctgaagaaaagtcactctgaataactcctcccgcttgactgattggaatcccggggcattgctgaacccaaagtcacaggccatcactgcccatctcactgacttgcgtaccagcatccctcagcctctggtagtacccttcccttgggctttcactcacgtgatcaatagtccatgtgccactcatgaACGATCGattgcccagtttccttccgctttgttgctacttcttccgcaatgattcttagttcccttTATCCTTTATGGCCCGcttccctccccgcaggggcgaccatcgacaccagcgactacatgctgtaagatgtcgtctgttgctccatgaggaccggttcttctctccccctccccctccgggaaccaggctggcttctctcgctcctcagagcaggacctcAACTCGAACTCCTTCCCGGAACCACGTGACtccccttttatatgagagtccccggtgctaccaaacaaattaatgattggccgagattagcatacaaactacctgccactcaaaagaAAATTAACTacagacaggcctgctgtaatagcacaatcccgtctaaatttacctgacatagaaactaccaggaagggtcacctacctaaaagtgacggccgatctcatttcttgaggcccctaaaaaaaaaacaggaacagtacaaataccctccaaatgacccctttttggaaagtaaacagtctgAGGCAATTTAGtcagaggcatggcgagttttttaaaGTTGCAATTGTTTTGTCCacattctttggaaaatgaagaaattatataaaaacatttttttttttttacatactgtcaacagtgtgttttttttcagcatcatgtgactggtgtggcggtgatcagggacactgactggtgacgctatgttaaaaataaataaataaacaaattgtttttcaatttttttatcattttttttttacttttttttattgtcttttttttttttacatactcttgTCACTATAGTATCACTGTACGACACTGTACGATTTTTctactttgattgctgttacaatgatgatcatgatgatcatcattgtaacagcaatgttCTCAACTGTCATGAACGGGTTACCTTAACCACTTagtggaaagatttacccccttaatgaccaggccatttttttttggtgatacgacactgtgtcgctttaactgacaattgcgattgttagtgatctgtgattggctacagctaatcacatggtacagggtgctgtgattggcccaggtaccatgtgatagcggttggccaatcacagcatcagtctacaaaaaaatacataatgttatGAATTAAATGTATTCATAACAActttgtttacattgtgattaTCTGCATCCACAatctgctgtgtccagtggacacatcgGTCACGGGTGTGGCGTGCAGCAAGCCCCTAACCCCGAAAGAGGCTAAATTACGTACAAAAAAGTGATTTGGCCTGCCTGTGGTGGCTGCCACCAGGAAATGTACTGTGGAtgttcagcaagtggttaaatagatgtAAATGAAATCTTTCAGGGTGGCTTTTAATATGAATTCTGTATCCCTGGAAGGATTGCCTTGGGGATGTAAAATAGAGAGCAATagaccccttaaccacttgccatatatatatatatatatatatatatatatatatatatatatatatatatactgttctaatAACCGGGACACGGAACGGTCGATTCTGGGTCATCTGATCTCTTTCATAGCTTCtgactggctatcacagtgatcagtcactgggaACCCGCCCACCCATTCTGTTCTTGCAGAggtagaaaaaaaagtgtgtgaagaaaaagaaaaaaaaaaataataaaaattaaagaaaattaaattaaatttaaaaaatacctagatgaaggtttgatctaggtcagtgccttccatggttagtgtttgggtcagggtcaaatgtcaaggtcaaaggtcaggttctgtattttttttttggacaggatttttttttaattagtatcattGTCAGTGTGATTTaggtagcattaaaaaaaaaaaaaaaaaaaaaagaagcaaaatgcgcacaattgtttctgggctgtactatgggtacaaacacaCGATCCtgcgatgtgcacgagcgcagcggctctagccgctgtctccctcctcattggatagattgatagccattggctcccgctgctgtcaatcaaatcctgtcacACAGAACcagaggggcggggccaagtctgtgtcaatggacgcggcAGCGGGGCTCAGGAATGACCACGCAAGGTGCCCCCCCCATCAAAAAGGGCTTTCTGGGGGGCATCCAGAGGGGCCTGGAGCAatggtggggggaccccagaagaggaggatgctctgtgctgctctgtgcaaaaccattacacagagcaggtaagtattagacatgcgcactgccaaaaaatttgttcgttttcgtttaattcgttttggttgtttttcctttttgggtcattcgttatatttattttgaataaattcgtaactttggatttGAATTTGTTATGTTCAATGCGTTTAGATGCGGtaattgtaaattcggaaattcagaaatttgaaaatccgaaaatgtgaaataataactaataataaataactattaaattataggcattggaatttcttttcaaatttggctgtttagtgaacgtaacaaatacaaatttatccgaagttacgaattatctgaaataacgaatgccgcatataAATGGATGGaatgtaacaaaataataataataaataataataatagtaaaacctttttattattattattattattattattattaatttttatgttccatttgtttagataattcgtaacttcggataaatttgtattcgttacattcactaacagacaaatttgaaaggaaattccaacacctataatttagtagtagttagtaatagttattattattatttagttaatTTTTGGGTTTTCGTTCTTATTTTGGGATGTtctttcttttgaattttcggattttcgttctttttttttggattttcaaatttctgaatttacagattttcaaatttacgaattttcagaaaaattcgttaaacCGGTTTTCGTTAATTAGAATATTTCCGAATGAAATTTGtcgaaaaacgaattcggaacaaaatgaaTTGCATGTCTAGTAAGTGTACTGTAGATATGTTTGGTATTTCAATACTAAAaaaaagctttagaaccactttaacttttttttttttttgatcattcattcttagggaagtgggaaaAACCTTTTGATGAGAAATTTACCAAAGAAGGAGATTTTCACGTGAATAAGAATCTTACGGTGAAGGTGCCTTTCATGTCCAAGACTGGTTTTTACAAGGTAGCAGAATTGGATGAAGCCACCCTTGTATCTGTGCCTTACAAAGGGAACGCCTCCGCCTTATTCATCCTACCCAAAGAAGGCAAAATGAAGGAAGTAGAATCACATCAATCCGACTTAGTGAGGAAATTTATAAGTCATTGTCAGAGAACGTAAGAGCACTTTTTCTTTACGATGATCTTGTCTACAATTGACTACACACACATGGGTGCTATTGATTGGCATTTGTATTTTGATATTGCAGttgtctaggacaggggtctccaaactgtggcctgggggggggggggggcgggatgtggccctttgcttgcctttatctggctcttggggcactattccccctactgacaccatcactggGGCTCtattcttccattgataccaacaatcgggcactattccttcctttaaatccaatgatggagcactgatgacggggcattttctactcccattgaccacagtctggcccccctgaaGCCTGCAGGACAGTAAATGGAcacctttgcttagaaagtttggagaaccctggtcTAGGAAATTCATAATCAATTGAAGTGCAACTGGGTGCAGCGGGGTCACCTTATGGGTCTGCTGCCAAAATGTGATTGTAGGGACCTGTGTGGAGGCGCAAAGGGTTACGTTACAGAGAATGATCGCTGTATTAGGACCTGTAACAACAGAATTTTGTTTGCTTCATACAGGCTTTGCGTACCCATACTTGTCCATGTCTGATGTCAACTTTGCATTAACGCAAGCCCAACGCCCATTGACATGGGTCCTTACATTGAATGTGTGACCATGTGCAAAATCAGAAgtggtatatacactatattaccaaaagtattgggacgcctgcctttacactcacatgaactttaatggaatacCCGTCTtggtccgtaggattcaatattgagttggcccatcctttgccaggccagtcaagttcctccaccccaaactcactcatccatgtctttatggaccttgctttgtgcactggtgtgcagtcatattggaacaacaaagttgggagcatgaaattgtccaaaatgtcttggtatgctgacgccttaagagttcccttcactggatctaaggggccaagcccaacccctgaaaaacaaccccacaccgtaatcccccctccTTTGGGATGTCCCACAACCCCGTGCAATGCACAAGATTGTGGCACATTGGTACAGCATTTATGGGGTTAAAtgaggcagtgaggaggtgtcatATCACCTACGCACCTTCTCATAAAATGATCCATATGCAGATCACTTTTAAGGTGCGTCAGTTTAGATCCAAGTGTAAACttaagccatacatggattgaaattggcCAGTTCAGCATCTGGcccagatttgatccatctatgggcaagctgattgtacccaaattaatcCATTGATCGACTTGCGTACAATCAGCCCATCTGATGCTTTACATTCGATTACTGCTGGcaactatagctgccagcagtaattATGGTGTTCTGCTGGCCGGGAAGGCTTCCCAAGGTGGAAGGAAATAAGATCAAATTGTATGTAGACTGCTTTAGCCTAGCACAGCAGATTTTGTTTTTAAGAagtcatatctgaacatgatccagaaacacagCCATCTTCTGTGGGCCAAAACTCAttgaaaatggtctgttgcaaagtatGAAACTGTTCTCTGgaaaaagctcatttaaaatggtctgttgctaagtggaaaactgttctctgggccaaagctcattgaaaatggtctgttgcaaagtagaAAATTGTTCTCTGGGCcacagctcatttaaaatggtctgttgcaaagtagaAAACTGTTCTCAGGGCCAAAGCTCAttgaaaatggtctgttgcaaagtggaaaactgttctctgggccaaagctcatttaaaatggtctgttgcaaagtagaAAACTGTTCTCTGGACCAAagatcatttaaaatggtctgttgcaaagtgtaaaactgttctctgggccaaagctcattgaaaatggtctgttgcaaagtagaAAACTGTTCTCTGGGCCAGAGCTCATTTTAAATGGTccgttgcaaagtggaaaactgtcctgtggtcagatgaatcaaa
This Aquarana catesbeiana isolate 2022-GZ linkage group LG13, ASM4218655v1, whole genome shotgun sequence DNA region includes the following protein-coding sequences:
- the LOC141117411 gene encoding alpha-1-antitrypsin-like, with product MRVLLYLGFSVALLCLVVFADHEGKKHDHKHDHEKKGDHQDHHHDHHHDHKHHNHDDKILSINKISAGNKKFAFDLFSEIVADHPEENIVISPVSISVSLAFLSLGAKGTTHDQIIEGIGFNISETPKKEFDDGFHDLQEMLNDDDRELHLDSGNGLFVSQAWKIKEDFLNKAKSLRSEAFVVNFEENEEAKKQINDYVEKNTNGKIVDVLSNVNKDAALIFVNFIYFRGKWEKPFDEKFTKEGDFHVNKNLTVKVPFMSKTGFYKVAELDEATLVSVPYKGNASALFILPKEGKMKEVESHQSDLVRKFISHCQRTLVDLSIPKFTVAGDVDLKKVLPKMGIVDMFSNSADFSGITGAPDLKISQAVHKVKINVDERGSEAAGATVMEAVPTSLPPQITFDHQFLYNVYDHVTKNVLFLGKVVNPEN